The Deltaproteobacteria bacterium region ATCGCCCCTTGTCGATCCGTCTGGGTCGCATCGATTGCTCGCCCCAGCCGCTCGAAGTCGTCAAGAGTGCAGTGGTACGTTCGGTCTTCGGGCTCGAAGTGGAACTGAAGCTGCCCGAGAATCCGTTGAATCTCGCTTTCATGATCGGGATCGTCGGGAGAGAATAGGAGATGAAGGTTGATGGGGTGCTTCTTCTCGGTCTTGATGTCCAACCGCATTTCCACGTTCGGGAACAGAAGCTCCACGTTCGCGAGGCGTCCCTGCGCCTTCCGCTTTCTCACCTCGTGGTAGGCGTTGATACAGAAGTAGTCAGTGACGCCAAGGGCACGTACGGTCGGCACGGACGTTTCGATCTCCCCCAAGTACTTCTCCCAGTCTTCATGAAACGCGTCAACGAGTAGCGTTCCGGGCGCGTGTATATGCGGATCCCAGCGGTGCCACTCCGAACCCCGGGGATTGAACAATACTGTGGAGTTCATCCGCGACTATGGAATCATGGAGCCATCGCTCAACGCAAGGAGTCGTGAATCGCTATTCATCATCACGTCGAGACAAGTTCGGTCTGGAAAGTGGACTTCCGCTTCCGTTCGGCCGCATCGAATAGTGGTCAGCCGTCAGCTCTCGGCAACCGGCGTGGGATCTCGCGGCTCGCCGCATCTTGTCTAGTCGCTGCTTGCCCAGCAAGTCGTCCATGGGCGGTTGACGCACCAGCCGTCAACCTTCGGTCTCCGTATCGCCGTGGTCAAGAAGAGAGATTCTTCGCTTCGCTCAGAATGACATACGGGGAGCTTTACGCCTTTGCACTCGGCCGCGCGGATACTGCGGCATGCCAGCGCGCCAGATTCTTCTGCTCGGGCTGAATCTTGATGGCGCTGACGCGGCCGAAGTCGATGCCGCACAATGCCGTGATGTCGGCGATGGTGTAGCGTGCGCCGGCGATGAACTCGCGCTGGGCGAGGACTTCGTCGAGCCAACCGAGTTGGTGCACCGCCTGCTTGCGACAGACCTCGCCCCACTCGGGCACTTGCGGAATGCGGCCCTTGAAGAACGGATGCCCGTTGCGAAACACCTGCGCAATCGGAATCAAAACTTCCGACTCCATCCGGCGCTGCCACATTTCGACCAGCGCCCGGTCACGCGCATCGACGCCCATCAGCGGCGGGTTCGGCTGCGTCTCCTCGAAGTAGCGACAGATCGCCACGCTCTCGGCGATGCAGGTGCCGTCGTCGAGTTCGAGGACGGGCAGCACGCCGAGTGGATTCTTCTTGCGAAACTCCGGCGCGCGATTCTCCGCCTTGCCGATGTCGACCTGTTCGTAGGGCACGCTGATGCCCTTCTCGGCGAGAAAGATGCGCACGCGGCGCGGGTTGGGAGCGGTCTGGCTGTCGTAGATTT contains the following coding sequences:
- a CDS encoding glutathione S-transferase family protein — protein: MKIYDSQTAPNPRRVRIFLAEKGISVPYEQVDIGKAENRAPEFRKKNPLGVLPVLELDDGTCIAESVAICRYFEETQPNPPLMGVDARDRALVEMWQRRMESEVLIPIAQVFRNGHPFFKGRIPQVPEWGEVCRKQAVHQLGWLDEVLAQREFIAGARYTIADITALCGIDFGRVSAIKIQPEQKNLARWHAAVSARPSAKA